A genomic segment from Nocardiopsis sp. Huas11 encodes:
- a CDS encoding snapalysin family zinc-dependent metalloprotease — protein sequence MLRRILTPLLIALSALALTLVGTVPATAAPAEQSQPLRQTVLYYDASQAAEYTSAVSSAVSVWNSSVNNVRLEPAAAGRRAEIRIIADDGWPRAHLGPVRPGGQVTVWMGRQGTDAGYDAVRIAAHELGHSLGLPDAKPGPCSSLMSGSTGGVNCTSRYPNASERQRVEANYGTGLSGQRASDGELLVDRA from the coding sequence ATGCTGAGACGGATCCTCACACCCCTTCTGATCGCCCTGAGCGCGCTGGCGCTGACGCTGGTGGGCACCGTGCCGGCCACCGCCGCGCCCGCGGAGCAGTCCCAACCGCTGCGTCAGACCGTCCTGTACTACGACGCGAGCCAGGCCGCCGAGTACACCTCCGCCGTCTCCTCGGCCGTGAGCGTGTGGAACTCCAGCGTCAACAACGTGCGCCTGGAGCCGGCCGCCGCCGGGCGGCGCGCCGAGATCCGGATCATCGCCGACGACGGCTGGCCCCGTGCCCACCTGGGCCCGGTGCGCCCCGGCGGCCAGGTCACCGTCTGGATGGGCCGTCAGGGCACCGATGCCGGGTACGACGCGGTGCGCATCGCCGCACACGAGCTCGGCCACAGCCTGGGCCTTCCCGACGCCAAGCCCGGCCCGTGCTCGTCGCTGATGTCGGGCTCCACCGGCGGTGTGAACTGCACCAGCCGCTATCCCAACGCCTCCGAGCGCCAGCGGGTCGAGGCCAACTACGGCACCGGTCTGAGCGGCCAGCGCGCCTCCGACGGAGAGCTCCTGGTCGACCGCGCCTGA
- a CDS encoding MarR family winged helix-turn-helix transcriptional regulator, with product MTSPPPLDATQLGAYFALIEASSLLKHAVEQQLRDAGDLSYVQFQLLATLGDSPTGSRRMTDLADGVVYSRSGLTYQAQTLEKRGLVTRSPSPDDERSITVTITDEGRAVLARVFPGHVAVLDDLLFAPLSRSDIETLADILTRARDHMRQTPPRSAGPRRRRKTAGTDPAP from the coding sequence ATGACCTCTCCGCCGCCTCTGGACGCCACGCAGCTGGGCGCGTACTTCGCCCTCATCGAGGCGAGCAGCCTGCTCAAGCACGCCGTCGAGCAGCAGTTGCGGGACGCCGGGGATCTCAGCTACGTGCAGTTCCAACTCCTGGCCACCCTCGGCGACTCGCCGACGGGCAGCCGGCGGATGACCGATCTGGCCGACGGCGTCGTCTACAGCCGCAGCGGACTGACCTACCAGGCGCAAACGCTGGAGAAGCGGGGCCTGGTGACCCGGTCGCCGTCACCCGACGACGAGCGCAGCATCACCGTCACCATCACCGACGAGGGACGCGCCGTGCTCGCGAGGGTCTTCCCCGGTCACGTCGCTGTCCTGGACGACTTGCTGTTCGCCCCGCTGTCCCGCTCCGACATCGAGACACTCGCCGACATCCTCACCCGCGCCCGGGACCACATGCGTCAGACGCCGCCGCGGTCGGCCGGACCACGGCGGCGCAGGAAGACGGCCGGAACCGACCCGGCTCCGTAG
- a CDS encoding NADP-dependent oxidoreductase: MKAVRFHETGGPEVLRYEDIDQPVPGPGEVRIRVAGSAYNPADGGIRGGFLPIPVTLPHVPGYDVSGTIDALGDGVEALTLGQDVIGLIPMDADGSAAQYVVAPAEVLVKAPTRIPLADAAGLPSVGLTASQALFEAGGLTAGQRVLVNGAGGPVGGYAVQLAKRAGAYVIATASPRSGETVKSAGADEIIDHTATSVLDAVTEPVDVLLNLAPITTDGFTALVARVRDGGVVVSTTPMVTTPGDEERDVRAATVFVRSDADALSGLVTLVDSGDLHVEIARRVPLSELPEVHQQADAGRIHGKVVAVPPTV, from the coding sequence ATGAAGGCAGTACGGTTCCACGAAACGGGCGGCCCCGAGGTTCTGCGCTACGAGGACATCGACCAGCCGGTCCCCGGCCCGGGCGAGGTGCGCATCCGGGTCGCCGGGTCGGCGTACAACCCGGCCGACGGCGGCATCCGCGGCGGCTTCCTGCCGATCCCGGTCACGCTGCCGCACGTCCCGGGCTACGACGTCTCCGGCACGATCGACGCACTCGGCGACGGGGTGGAGGCCCTCACCCTGGGCCAGGACGTCATCGGGCTCATCCCCATGGACGCCGACGGCTCGGCCGCGCAGTACGTCGTCGCCCCGGCCGAGGTACTGGTCAAGGCGCCCACGCGTATCCCCCTGGCGGACGCCGCCGGACTGCCGTCGGTCGGGCTCACCGCCTCACAGGCGCTCTTCGAAGCGGGCGGGCTCACGGCCGGCCAGCGCGTGCTGGTCAACGGCGCCGGCGGCCCCGTGGGCGGGTACGCCGTGCAGCTGGCCAAGCGCGCGGGGGCGTACGTCATCGCCACGGCGAGCCCGCGCAGCGGCGAGACCGTCAAGTCGGCCGGTGCGGACGAGATCATCGACCACACGGCCACCTCCGTGCTCGACGCGGTCACCGAGCCCGTGGACGTGCTGCTCAACCTGGCCCCGATCACTACGGACGGGTTCACCGCCTTGGTCGCCCGAGTGCGCGACGGCGGCGTGGTCGTCTCCACGACACCGATGGTGACGACGCCCGGCGACGAGGAGCGAGACGTGCGCGCGGCCACGGTCTTCGTGCGCTCCGACGCGGACGCGCTCTCCGGCCTCGTCACTCTCGTCGACAGCGGCGACCTCCACGTCGAGATCGCCCGGCGGGTGCCGCTGAGCGAGCTGCCCGAGGTCCACCAGCAGGCCGATGCGGGAAGGATCCACGGCAAGGTCGTGGCCGTCCCGCCCACCGTCTGA
- a CDS encoding alpha/beta hydrolase fold domain-containing protein produces MLRSRSAGTQDGPVAGPAAVFFHGGGYVFGHIDQFDGPVARHVSQSGVPFLSVEYQLGADHVVQVVVVVGDGGLG; encoded by the coding sequence GTGCTCAGATCACGGTCGGCTGGTACGCAGGACGGCCCGGTCGCTGGACCCGCAGCGGTCTTCTTCCACGGCGGCGGCTACGTCTTCGGCCACATCGACCAGTTCGACGGACCCGTCGCCCGCCATGTGTCCCAGAGCGGCGTGCCGTTCCTGTCGGTCGAGTACCAGCTGGGTGCCGACCATGTTGTTCAGGTCGTCGTAGTCGTAGGTGATGGAGGCCTCGGCTGA
- a CDS encoding SMI1/KNR4 family protein → MPVPGSVGCRLTRGAEEDLITINQSSFIPEGFLAVAPVGTGDWWGFPVREGVCTDTMVFLDHGDGMTEELGLDFLEFLVREGLRAS, encoded by the coding sequence ATTCCTGTTCCTGGATCTGTTGGCTGTCGTCTCACACGGGGAGCGGAGGAGGACCTGATTACCATAAACCAGTCGTCATTTATTCCCGAAGGTTTTCTGGCAGTGGCTCCTGTGGGAACAGGAGACTGGTGGGGTTTTCCCGTGCGTGAAGGAGTGTGTACGGACACCATGGTCTTTCTCGACCATGGGGACGGGATGACCGAGGAACTCGGGCTGGACTTCCTCGAATTTCTCGTTCGTGAGGGGCTTCGTGCATCGTGA
- a CDS encoding glycoside hydrolase family 1 protein yields the protein MTNLPEGFLWGAATAGHQVEGNNTNSDIWALENAEGSILPERSGDACDSYHRWREDLDIVRDLGLNSYRFGIEWARIEPEPGRFSLAGLAHYRRIVEGCLERGLTPVVTLHHFTSPAWFRAAGGWTGPDGVGLFRRYVHQAKAILDGVPWMCTVNEPNMLAMMAGMFRQGERREAVAGAMPPPDQETAEALVAAHHAASEELSDLSGAATGWTVANQNFQAVDGADALAAEWAHTREDQFLDAAKDDDFVGVQAYTRVVIGPEGPREPEPGTRRTITGWEFYPQALEGAVRHTAERTGGVPVIVTENGIATSSDEERIEYTTGALAGLGRAMADGVDVRGYLHWSLLDNYEWGSWAPTFGLVEVDRETFGRTVKPSGRWYGELARRGELPS from the coding sequence ATGACGAACCTTCCCGAAGGGTTCCTCTGGGGCGCGGCCACCGCCGGGCACCAGGTCGAGGGCAACAACACCAACAGCGACATCTGGGCACTGGAGAACGCCGAGGGGTCGATCCTGCCCGAGCGCAGCGGCGACGCCTGCGACAGCTACCACCGGTGGCGCGAGGACCTGGACATCGTCCGGGACCTGGGGCTGAACAGCTACCGGTTCGGGATCGAGTGGGCCCGGATCGAACCCGAACCGGGGCGCTTCTCCCTGGCCGGGCTGGCCCACTACCGGCGGATCGTCGAGGGGTGCCTGGAACGCGGGCTCACCCCCGTGGTGACCCTGCACCACTTCACCTCGCCCGCCTGGTTCCGTGCGGCGGGCGGTTGGACCGGCCCGGACGGCGTCGGCCTGTTCCGCCGGTACGTGCACCAGGCCAAGGCGATCCTGGACGGCGTGCCGTGGATGTGCACCGTCAACGAGCCGAACATGCTCGCGATGATGGCCGGCATGTTCCGTCAGGGTGAGCGCAGGGAGGCCGTGGCCGGGGCGATGCCGCCGCCGGACCAGGAGACCGCCGAGGCGCTGGTCGCCGCGCACCACGCCGCCAGTGAGGAACTGTCCGACCTGTCGGGGGCGGCCACCGGGTGGACCGTCGCCAACCAGAACTTCCAGGCGGTGGACGGCGCCGACGCCCTCGCCGCGGAGTGGGCGCACACACGCGAGGACCAGTTCTTGGACGCCGCGAAGGACGACGACTTCGTGGGGGTGCAGGCCTACACCCGGGTTGTGATCGGACCGGAGGGGCCGAGGGAGCCGGAACCGGGCACCCGCCGCACCATCACCGGCTGGGAGTTCTACCCGCAGGCCCTCGAAGGGGCCGTCCGGCACACCGCCGAACGCACCGGCGGGGTCCCCGTCATCGTGACGGAGAACGGTATCGCCACGTCCTCCGACGAGGAGCGGATCGAGTACACCACCGGTGCCCTGGCCGGGCTGGGCCGGGCGATGGCCGACGGCGTGGACGTGCGCGGCTACCTGCACTGGTCGCTGCTGGACAACTACGAGTGGGGTAGCTGGGCGCCCACGTTCGGGCTGGTCGAGGTGGACCGGGAGACCTTCGGGCGCACCGTGAAACCGAGCGGCCGCTGGTACGGGGAGCTCGCCCGCAGGGGCGAGCTGCCGAGCTGA